In one Lolium rigidum isolate FL_2022 chromosome 3, APGP_CSIRO_Lrig_0.1, whole genome shotgun sequence genomic region, the following are encoded:
- the LOC124700137 gene encoding transcription factor MYB77-like, whose product MWSSDEDGVLKEQVRLHGAHNWDTICVALPGRNAKSCRLRWCQHLDPRVDVVKPFTPEEDKLIVKYQAAYGNRWSTIAEFLSGRTDNAIKNRWNSVLRKHHGHASASASAADQGPPRQYWAPSACRHAAGPELTPGCLPLFPLEKGDVRMDRRSPPLPHHAPEDEDMSDAETSSAASVECLQLFPLAPGDVSASAGAAASSGMSCGADDPLTQLRLAPAATLVFDVMPLQSYQM is encoded by the coding sequence ATGTGGAGCTCGGACGAGGACGGCGTGCTGAAGGAGCAGGTGCGCCTGCACGGCGCGCACAACTGGGACACCATCTGCGTGGCGCTGCCCGGGCGGAACGCCAAGTCGTGCCGCCTCCGCTGGTGCCAGCACCTCGACCCCCGGGTGGACGTCGTCAAGCCCTTCACCCCCGAGGAGGACAAGCTCATCGTCAAGTACCAGGCCGCCTACGGCAACCGCTGGTCCACCATCGCCGAGTTCCTCTCCGGCCGCACCGACAACGCCATCAAGAACCGCTGGAACTCCGTCCTCCGCAAGCACCAcggccacgcctccgcctccgcctccgcggccgaccAGGGGCCTCCGCGCCAGTACTGGGCTCCTTCCGCCTGCCGCCACGCTGCAGGCCCCGAGTTGACGCCGGGCTGCCTCCCGCTGTTTCCTCTGGAGAAGGGCGATGTCAGGATGGACAGGAGAAGCCCTCCGCTGCCTCATCACGCGCCCGAGGACGAGGACATGTCTGATGCCGAGACATCTTCGGCCGCGTCTGTGGAGTGCCTGCAGCTGTTCCCTCTGGCGCCCGGGGATGTCAGTGCCAgcgcgggcgcggcggcgtcgaGTGGCATGTCCTGCGGAGCAGACGACCCGCTCACCCAGCTCAGGCTCGCGCCGGCGGCGACGTTGGTGTTCGACGTTATGCCGCTGCAGTCGTACCAGATGTAG